The segment AGCCGTCGAGCCACATCGTGCCTTCGGGGAACATCATGCGGTCGGCGAAGACGGTGCGACGGTCGAAGGTGCCGTCGCCGTCGGTGTCTTCGAGGCGGAGGATGCGGTGCGGCTTCTGTTCGAGCTGGACCTGGACCGGGTCGTTCGAGCCGGACGACTCGGCCACGTACAGGCGGCCCTGCTCGTCGAAGGCGGCGGTGATCGGCCGATCGACCAGAGGAGGGCCAGCGGCGACCTCGACGGTGAAGCCGTCGGGAATCGTGAAGCGGTGGTCTCCCAACTCGATCACCTCGTCGGCCCGGAGGCTCGGAGAGACGATCAGGAGCGGAACGAGGAGGAGCAAGCTCGGGACGATCGTCGGAGCGGGTCGCATGGCGGGTGGTCCCTTGGTCGGTTCCGAAGGGCAATGGTCGGGTCGGTCGGTCGGTTCGGCGGGAAGCGGAGCCGGGGCACCTCGACACAAAGGCCCGGTTCGATCGCCCATTCTGCCCGGATCAACGGTGCCGGACAACCGCCAGGCCGCGCCAATCCCGGAGACGGTGCGCCTTGTCATGTGGCCCTGATGCGCCTCGGTGCGCTTCGAGGGAATGACGCAACTTGCCTGATCGAAGGCGGTTCAGTCTGTTTTTGCCATTCGTTTCGGGAAACGGTCCCGCGCACTCGGGACCGGCGAGGGCCGCACTCGGGCGGGAGAGCCGTTCGAGGCAGGTGCGCCGCCGTGTGAGGTGCCGGTGCGCTGCGGTGCGCCTTGTCGAAACAGGGTAACATTCTGTTTCGAGTGGGTTTACGTTCGAACGTCGTGGTTCGTTTCGGGAAACGGCCTGGCGCATCGGGGAGCAGGGAAGGATGCGCTCGCCCGGAACAGGGGGTGTCGTCCCTGGTGCGCTGCGGTGCGCGGGCTGGGATCGGGGCGGTGCGCTTGCAAGAGAATTCGGAAGTCATGGTTTGAGAGGGGTTTAAGGCGATTTTTTGTGTTCGTTTCGGGAAATTGAGGGTTGCGTTTTGGGATCGACCAGGCGCGAGGCTCGCGTTGGGGCGTATCGGGGGGGCAACGAGTGATCGAGAGGGAAGGTGAGGGGATTGCCTGGAAAACGGGGAGGCGCCGGCCGACGGAGCGAGCGGTCATCAAGAGCATCGGGAAATTGGGCAGGGGCAGTCACTTTCAGCGTTCGGAAATTAAAAGGAGCAGGGGGGAGCACTCGGTGGCGAGGCGTGGGAAGACTACCGGGGGGCGATCGCGGGAAGGTGGGGGAACGAAGGGGGAGAGGGCGTGTCCATTGTGACGGGGCCGGGGGCCTCGTAAGATGGGTGCCTCAGCTCGCGGTCTTTTGGATTGGAGGGGAACCCCTCCCTGACCCCGCCCTCATTCCCGAGTCTGCGGAAGAGGGAAAGGGGACGTGATGTCCGTTCGCCTTCTCCGCACCCTCTCCACGCAAGGGCGGGGGAGCGGGGGCAAGAATTGAGTCGCGCGAGCGAACAGGGTTCGAGCCGGTGGCGAGATCGAGGGGCGGTCTAGTTGGGGCCGGTCCGGGTGTCCGAGGAGTGCCCAAAGGTGATCGGCACGACGCTGAAGCGACGGTTCTCGATTGATCGTGAACTGGGACGAGGGGGGATGGGGGCGGTCTTTCGCGCTCTGGACCTGACGCTTCAGCGGCCGGTGGCCATTAAGATCCTCCGTGAGCTGGGCGGGCCGGAGGTTCACGAGCGGCTCGGCCTCGAAGCCCGCATTCTCGCCCGGTTGCAGCACGACGGCATCGTTCGGCTCTACGACTTCGACCAGGAAGACGGCATCACCTACTTCATCATGGAGGAGGTGGACGGGCCGAGCTATCACCTGCGCTGGAAGGACCTGCCGATCCCGAAGCGCCTGGGCATTCTGGCCTCGGTGGCCGAGGCGCTCGACTACGCCCACCACCAGGGGATCATCCACCGCGATCTGAAGCCCGGGAACATCCTGCTGACCCGAGACGACCGGCCGAAGCTCTCGGACTTCGGCCTCTCGGTCCTGATGGAGCAGGAGCAGGAAACCGGCGTCGCCCGCGGAACGCCACTCTATATGAGTCCGGAACAGGCCCGAGGACGGAAGCTCGACCCGAGGTCCGACCTGTACTCGCTCGGTGTCTTGCTCTACGAGGCGGCGACGGGAGGGACTCCCTTTCGAGGGAACCCGATGGCGGTGATGGCGCAGCACGTCAGCTCGGAGCCGGCGGAACCCCGGTCGATCAACCCCGAGATTTCCGAAGCGCTCAACGCCTTGATCCTCCGCCTGATGGCCAAGGCCCCGGCCGATCGCCCGGCCACCGGAGCCGAGGCCGCCGCGGCCATCCGCCACCTGATCGAAGGGGACCGCTGGCGAAGCGGAGCCGAACCCAAGCCCGAAGGCGCGGTCGATGCCGTGGCGGAGACAGTCGCGGCCGCCGCACCGACGGTCGCGGCCGAGGCCGAGGCCGCCCCGGGCTCGAAGCGTCGCTCGATCAAGCGTCGGAAAGACGCGGAGCAGATGATCGCCGAGGTGGAGCGCGTGCCGATCGTGCTTTCGGCCGAGGAGCGGTATCTGAGCGGGCATTATCTGGCCTACTTGCTTGGCGGCTCGCGGCGGCGCGGCATCTTCCTGATGCGGCCGCTCGACCCGAGAAACGCCGACCGGGCTCGCCTGATGCTGGCGATGACCTGGCTGATGACCCTGCGGAAGGTCACCGAGGAGGACATCGCTCGGGCCGCCCGTTTGCTCGATGAGCAGGTGGACATCCGGCCGATGCTGAGCCCGATCGTCGTCATCAAGTACCTGCGCGGTCGGGCCGACGCTGCCCGCCGGAAGCGCTTCCGCAAGATTCGCCAGGCGTTGCAACAGGCGAGCAAGCGTGCCCAGGCCCACCTGACCGACGAGAACGGCCTGCTCAACCCCGGCCTGATGCCCCAGAACCTCGACGACCTGAAGAAGATCGCCCCGCAACGGACCGAGGTGGATGACCATCTGGTCGATCGCTGGAACCGCCTGACCGACGCCTGGCGATCGCGTCCCGAGTTCCGCCGCGCGATCCTGAAGTACGCCACCCTCCGCGCCGCCGACGATCCGGCCAGCGAGCGGCTTTGGCCCGAGGTGGTGCACCCGCTTATCGAACGCGCGTTGTGGCAGCGTCGCTTGCGATCGAAGGCCGAGGGGTTCTGGGACGCCGCCAGTCGGGTCGTGCCCGTTTCGGCTGCTCCGGGCCGGATGATGGATCGGGCAATCGAAACGTCGGTGCCCGTGGATGACGTGGACGACCTGGACGACTCGCTGGAGCATTTCGAGCCGGACCCCGAGTACCTGGACGCGGTGCTCGACGACGAGGAGCCGATCTCCGAACCCGAGCCGGTGTCGAGCCTGACCGTCAGCCGGGCCTCGCTTCGGGCGATCACGGGCGAAGAAAGCTCCTCGTCGCGCGAGTTCATTCCGCTGGTTGATCCCGACCCCGAATGTTTCTCACTGGGAGAACTGCGCGAGCTTCGTCTCGAAGCGCTGAACGCGTTGAAAAACCGCTCGGCCACGCAAGGGCACCGGATCGTGCCCGTCGGGCCGTATCGGCTGGCGGTTGTTCCTTCGGTTCGGGCCAACAAGGCCGGTACGGTGGCGATTCAGGGGATGCCGAACAAGCAAATCGAGATGCTTGTCCCTTCCTTCGCCGGGGGCGGGTCGAACGCGAAGCCGATCCTGGCCGTCTGGCATTATACGAACAAGAGCATGGTGATCGGTTACCTCGATCAGCGCAGCTCGCCGCGCTACATTCTTTGGAACGCCGCCGTCAACCAGCAATCGAACCACCCCGAACCCGCCGACTTGAACAGCGAGCTGTTGAAGCTCAACATGGAAGCGCCCGATCGGCCCGACAAGGCGCTCGTCAAGCGCTTCTGGTCGTCGGGGAGCAAGTGATTTCGACCGATCGACCGACCGCCGAACCCGAGCTGCATTCCCGTGACGACTCCCACGCTCCGCATCGCCGGGGGAACGATTTACGACCCGATCCACGACGTTGACGGCGAGAGGGGGGACCTCTGGATCGCCGACGGCCGGATTGTGCCGCCGCCGGACGCCCCGGAGTCGTTCCGGGGGCGAACGATTGATGCGTCGGGCTATGTGGTGATGCCCGGCGGTATCGACATGCACTGCCACGTGGCCGGGCCGAAGGTCAACGCGGGGCGGTTGATGACGCCGGAGGCGTTCCGCGAGGGGCGCGCCCTGCCTCGGACGGAGCGCACGCGATCGGGCCTTGTCGGGCGAGTGCCGACGACCGCGGCGACCGGGCACCTGTTCGCCGGGATCGGCTACACGACGGCGATGGACGCGGCGATTCCCCCGTTGCACGCGAGGGCCGCGCACGACGAGCTACGCGATACGCCGATTCTCGATAACGGGTTTTACACGCTGCTCGGGAATGCTCATCGCGTGCTCGACTGCGCGGCGTCGGGGGATCTGGAGGCGCTCGACGCCTATTGCGCCTGGGCCCTGGATGCGAGCAAGGGGTATGCGATCAAGGTGGTCAACCCCGGCGACGTGGAAGATTACAAGCATGTCAGTCGGAAAGGGATGCGAGAACTGGACGAGGACGTGACCGGCTTCGGCGCGTCGCCGCGTCAGGTGGTGCAAGGGCTGGCCGGGGCGGCCGATCGCCTGGGATTGCCGCATCCGGTGCACATTCATTGCAACAATCTGGGCGTGCCCGGCAACTGGCGGACGACCCGGGCGACGATGGAGGCGATCGACGGGTTCCGGGGGCACTTCGCTCACATTCAGTTTCACAGTTATGACGGCGACCCGAGCGACCCCCGCAGCTTTTCCTCGGCGGTGCCGAAGCTGCTCGAATACGTCCGCCGGCACAAGGAGATCACCGTCGATGTGGGGCACGTGAGCCCTGGCCCGGCGATGATCTTGACCGGCGACCCCCGCGCGGGCGATCGGCTGCATCGGCAACTCGGCGGCAAGTGGCTGAACGCCGACATCGAGCAGGAAAGCAGTTGCGGCGTGATTCCAATTGAGTACCTGCCGGAGAAAAACCTGATCACGGCGGTTCAGTGGGCGATCGCGCTGGAGTGGTATCTGTTGATGGAAGACCCCTGGCGGATCGCTCTGACGAGCGACCACCCCAACGGAGGGGCCTTCTATCGTTACCCGGAAATGATTTACCTGTTGATGGATCGGGCGTTCCGGACCGAGGCGCTTGCCTCGATGCCGAAGGGCCTGCGCGAGCGATCGGTGATTCACGAGCTCGACCGGGAATACTCGCTGTTCGAGATCGCCATTCTTACCCGAGCGGCCCCGGCTCGGATGCTGGGCCTGACCGCGCGCAAGGGGCACCTCGGCCCTGGGGCCGACGCCGACATTGCCATCTATTCCCCGAATTCCGACCGCCGCGCCATGTTTGAGCGGCCCCGCTGGGTGTTCAAAGGTGGGGAACTGGTCGTGGACGACGGCATCGTCGTGGCCGAGACGTACGGCCGCACCTTCGTCCTGTCTCCCGACTTCGACGCCGGCCGCTTGCCCGGGATTCGCGACTGGTTCGAGCGGTCCTACTCGGTTCAGTTCGCCAACTATGCCCTCGCTCCGGAGGAGCTTCCGAAAGCCGAGGTGGTGCCGAGCGGTGAGGGGTAATGGGGATCACATGTCGCTAAGTCTTCCTCGTGCGACGACGTGCGTGCGGAGCCATTCGATAAACGCATCGCGTTTGAGAAGCCCCGCCGCGAGGTCGAGAATCACCCGCTCCTGCTCATCGACCGATGCCGAAATTTCGAAGCCATTGAGCGCGAGGAAAACTTCCATGGCTGCGTGGCCGATCCGCTTGTTTCCGTCGATGAACGCGTGATTCATGACGAGTGAGAAGCCAAGGGCGGCGGCCTTCTCAATGAGCGTCGGATAGAGATCCTCGCCGCCAAAGGTCATCCGGGGCTGGGCGACCGCCGAATCGAGGGTTTTAGGATCACGAAGGCCGTCGGACCCACCTGACTGGGCGATGAGCATTCGGTGCAGCGCGATGACCTCTTCCAAACTCAGGTATCGCATCGGTTATTGCGCCAGTCGTCGGTAGAGTTCGGCGTTCTTCTTCAGGATGAATTCGGCCACTTCAGCGAAATCGCCGCGAGGCCGAGAAAGCCATTCCTCGATCCCCGCCTGGAGCAACTCTTCCGGGGTTGTCCCCGCATCTCTGGCTCGATCGTTCAGCCGACGCGCGGATTCCTCAGGAAGTGTGATGGTAATGGACGACATCTGCTCCTCCTCACAGTCAACTGTCATGGGATGGGTTGCTCGAACCGGCATCGTAGCGTTCTATTCTAGAAACGTTGTCCAGTGAAGCGAGCCTCTGTCGCTCAGCCCGTGCCGGTCTGTTCCCTGGACATGGCCGGGCGATCGGGGGAGAATGGGCCGCAAGAGTGGCGACCTGCCGCTCGTCCACGGGGTCCATCGAGCCTGACGCCGACCCGAGTCAAACCGCCCGTTCCGTTCCGGGTCGGCGTGAGCCGAAGACGAGACGAACATCGCCAGGAGTCGCTGATGTCGCACGAGCGCCTTGGATCGTACCGCCTCGGGATGGCCGCCGCGGCGGCCGTGATCGCGGGGGGACTCGCCCTGCCGGTCGCGCCGAAGGCAAAGGCCCAGGTCGGGCCGGAGGAATCTGCCGCCCAGGTGAAGCTGGGCGACGGCCTGGAAGCGACCCTCTGGGCCGCCGAGCCGATGGTGGTCAATCCGACGACGATTGATGTCGATTCCCGAGGGCGCGTCTGGGTGACCGAGGGACTCAACTACCGCCCGACCCGCAACCCGAAGTTCGAGCGGATCGACGGCGCAGACGCCATCAAGATTCTTGAAGACACCGATGGCGACGGCAAGGCCGATCAGGTAACGGTCTTTGCCGATTCGATCTTCCCGGTGCCGATGGGCATTGCCATTGAAGAACGCTACGACGAGTCGGGCAACTACACCGGATGTCGTGTGTATGTCGGCAACAGTCCGAATCTTTTGGTGCTGGAAGATACCGACGGCGACGACAAGGCCGACGTGCGCTATCCGCTGCTGACCGGGTTCGGTGGTATCGACAGTGACCACGGTGTGCATGGGATGGTGCTTGGGCTCGACGGCAAGCTCTACTTCACGCATGGCGATGGCTGTTGCTCGGTTCAGCCGGACGGTCAGGCGAAGACCGAGAATTTCGACGTGACCGATGAATCCGGTCGGCGCGTCTCGACCGATCAACTGGCGACCACGCTTCGTGTGAATCGAGACGGCACCCAGTTCGAGGTCATCGCCGATCGGCAGCGGAACAACTACGAGGCAAGCCTGAACTCGTTCGGCAACATCTTCGTCTCTGACAACGATGACGACGGTCAGCGCGGCTCACGCGTCCTCTGGATCATGGACGGCGGCACCTACGGCTACCGGACCCCCGGCTCTCCTCGTCACTGGGGCGAAGAAGTGCCTGGCAACGTGCCGAAGCTCGTCGGCACCGGCAACGGGAGCCCGTGCGGGATCACTGTTTATGAGGGCCGCCTGCTTGGCGACCCGTACTTCGGCGCGATTTTCGAGGCCGACGCCGGGACCCGACAAATCAATCACTTCCCCCTAACCCGAGAGGGGGCCGCCTTCCGCACGGAGTATGAAGTGCTCATGTCGTCGGATGACCCCTGGTTCCGTCCGGTGGACATGACCGCCGCGCCTGATGGCGCGCTGTTCGTGGCCGACTGGTACGATGCCGGGGTCGGCGGGCACGCCTTCAGCGATCAGACGACCGGGCGCATCTATCGGGTCGTGCCGAAAGGGGCGAATCCCGAGCGGCCGTCGTATGACTTCGGCTCGGTGGAAGGGCTGATCGAAGCCCTCAAATCCCCCGTGGTCGCCACGCAGGATGCCGCCCGACGGGCGTTGATTGCTCGGGGGGATGAGGCGGTCGAGGCGCTGAACGCCCTGTTCCAGTCGGACGAGCCGATCCACCGCGCCCGGGCCCTCTGGACCTTGCACGCGATCAAGGGAGACGAGGCCGCCCTGCTCGCGCTCAAGGACGCGGAGCCGCGCATTCGGGAACAAGCCGTCCGCATCCTCGGTCGAGATGTGAGTCGAGAAGGCACGATTGAATATGTGGGTGACGCCGAGCGATCGACTCCGGCGGCGATGGCTCATCTCGACGCTCTCTTGCCGATGGCGATCGACCCCGATGCAGGAGTGCGCCGCGAGCTGATCCTCGCCCTGCGGTCTTTGCCGACCGATCAGGTGGGGGAGGCGCTCCGTGAGCTGGCCAGCTCGTGGGATGGCCGCGACCGGTGGTATCTGGAGGCGCTGGGGCTGGCCCTGTGGGATCGGGAGTCGGACTACCTGGCGTCACTCTTTGACGGATCGCTTTATGGAGATCTGAACCTCGATCAGACCGGCGCGACCACGGCCGCGGCCTTGCCGCCGTATTTCCCGGTCGATCGCAACGAGGCGTTTCTCGCCGCCAGCGAGACCTTGCCGCCGGCCAATGCCCTGAGCAAGACGCTCGGCCTGATGTGGCAGGTCCACTCGCCCGAGGTCCTGCCGTTGCTGGCCCGGCTGATGCCCCGGCTCGCCTCGCCCGACTTGCAGCAAGCGGCCGACGATGTGCTGGCCCAGGTGAAGGACCCGAGCGGCGCGGTGGCGCTGGCGAATCTGGTCTTTGATCTCGATGATCCGGTGCGCGAGCGCCAGATCCTCGCCACGCTGGCCCGACGCCTCGCCGGCGACTGGCGGCCGGCGGCCAATGAGCCTCGGGTCCGCGAGGTGATTCGCGCCGCCATCGAACTGCCCGAGTCGCGCGCCGAGGGAATCGTGGCCGCGGCTTCGACCGGCGATTCCTCGTATGCGGAAACGATCATGGCCTTCGTGAAGGAAGACGACGCCTCGCCGCTCGTGCGGATCGCCGCGGTCGAGGCGCTCGGGCGGCTCAAGGCGTCGGGGGCCCGGCCGATGCTGGAGGCGATGATCGAGCGATCGCGGCAATCGGGCTCGTCTGACCCGGTGGCCGAGGCGGCGCTGCGGACCCTGCCCGAGCTGGGCATGGACCGGGGCCAGTTGGTTGTGATCGTGGCCAACAAGGACTACCCGCTTGGCCTGCGTCGTGAAGCCTTGCGGGCCGCCACCATGCAGTCGGAGACGGCCCGAAACCTGCTTGCCCTTGCCGAGCAAGGGGAATTGCCCGACGACCTGAAGTCGGAGGCGACGATGTTGCTCAACGC is part of the Tautonia marina genome and harbors:
- a CDS encoding serine/threonine-protein kinase, translating into MIGTTLKRRFSIDRELGRGGMGAVFRALDLTLQRPVAIKILRELGGPEVHERLGLEARILARLQHDGIVRLYDFDQEDGITYFIMEEVDGPSYHLRWKDLPIPKRLGILASVAEALDYAHHQGIIHRDLKPGNILLTRDDRPKLSDFGLSVLMEQEQETGVARGTPLYMSPEQARGRKLDPRSDLYSLGVLLYEAATGGTPFRGNPMAVMAQHVSSEPAEPRSINPEISEALNALILRLMAKAPADRPATGAEAAAAIRHLIEGDRWRSGAEPKPEGAVDAVAETVAAAAPTVAAEAEAAPGSKRRSIKRRKDAEQMIAEVERVPIVLSAEERYLSGHYLAYLLGGSRRRGIFLMRPLDPRNADRARLMLAMTWLMTLRKVTEEDIARAARLLDEQVDIRPMLSPIVVIKYLRGRADAARRKRFRKIRQALQQASKRAQAHLTDENGLLNPGLMPQNLDDLKKIAPQRTEVDDHLVDRWNRLTDAWRSRPEFRRAILKYATLRAADDPASERLWPEVVHPLIERALWQRRLRSKAEGFWDAASRVVPVSAAPGRMMDRAIETSVPVDDVDDLDDSLEHFEPDPEYLDAVLDDEEPISEPEPVSSLTVSRASLRAITGEESSSSREFIPLVDPDPECFSLGELRELRLEALNALKNRSATQGHRIVPVGPYRLAVVPSVRANKAGTVAIQGMPNKQIEMLVPSFAGGGSNAKPILAVWHYTNKSMVIGYLDQRSSPRYILWNAAVNQQSNHPEPADLNSELLKLNMEAPDRPDKALVKRFWSSGSK
- a CDS encoding DNA-binding protein, with the translated sequence MTVDCEEEQMSSITITLPEESARRLNDRARDAGTTPEELLQAGIEEWLSRPRGDFAEVAEFILKKNAELYRRLAQ
- a CDS encoding PVC-type heme-binding CxxCH protein, whose translation is MSHERLGSYRLGMAAAAAVIAGGLALPVAPKAKAQVGPEESAAQVKLGDGLEATLWAAEPMVVNPTTIDVDSRGRVWVTEGLNYRPTRNPKFERIDGADAIKILEDTDGDGKADQVTVFADSIFPVPMGIAIEERYDESGNYTGCRVYVGNSPNLLVLEDTDGDDKADVRYPLLTGFGGIDSDHGVHGMVLGLDGKLYFTHGDGCCSVQPDGQAKTENFDVTDESGRRVSTDQLATTLRVNRDGTQFEVIADRQRNNYEASLNSFGNIFVSDNDDDGQRGSRVLWIMDGGTYGYRTPGSPRHWGEEVPGNVPKLVGTGNGSPCGITVYEGRLLGDPYFGAIFEADAGTRQINHFPLTREGAAFRTEYEVLMSSDDPWFRPVDMTAAPDGALFVADWYDAGVGGHAFSDQTTGRIYRVVPKGANPERPSYDFGSVEGLIEALKSPVVATQDAARRALIARGDEAVEALNALFQSDEPIHRARALWTLHAIKGDEAALLALKDAEPRIREQAVRILGRDVSREGTIEYVGDAERSTPAAMAHLDALLPMAIDPDAGVRRELILALRSLPTDQVGEALRELASSWDGRDRWYLEALGLALWDRESDYLASLFDGSLYGDLNLDQTGATTAAALPPYFPVDRNEAFLAASETLPPANALSKTLGLMWQVHSPEVLPLLARLMPRLASPDLQQAADDVLAQVKDPSGAVALANLVFDLDDPVRERQILATLARRLAGDWRPAANEPRVREVIRAAIELPESRAEGIVAAASTGDSSYAETIMAFVKEDDASPLVRIAAVEALGRLKASGARPMLEAMIERSRQSGSSDPVAEAALRTLPELGMDRGQLVVIVANKDYPLGLRREALRAATMQSETARNLLALAEQGELPDDLKSEATMLLNAHPDYYGVRRRAAEVLPLAGIGGGRELPPLEQLLSQAGDPERGREVFASAGQTQCSSCHRVQGRGQWVGPDLSTIGTKYGKDALLTSILSPSAAIGYNYRSYVLALTDGRIVTGLPVEETADRIVLKTAEGQRLEIDPADIDEKLISDVSLMPEGLAQQMTDEQIVDLLAFLETLRQPVSIVGEFQAVGPLAEVDAEPAVDPKQAIDTSLPVRGADGRSQSWRRIRADAEGRIDLSALATLDPNQAIYLHVPVASPADLSASLVIESPAAGLRAWLNGQPLDLPDPSGDDPTRSVSVELSRGSHDLILRLPGGSADPGIIATFVADAALEFRAVEGRKVSSR
- a CDS encoding formylmethanofuran dehydrogenase subunit A translates to MTTPTLRIAGGTIYDPIHDVDGERGDLWIADGRIVPPPDAPESFRGRTIDASGYVVMPGGIDMHCHVAGPKVNAGRLMTPEAFREGRALPRTERTRSGLVGRVPTTAATGHLFAGIGYTTAMDAAIPPLHARAAHDELRDTPILDNGFYTLLGNAHRVLDCAASGDLEALDAYCAWALDASKGYAIKVVNPGDVEDYKHVSRKGMRELDEDVTGFGASPRQVVQGLAGAADRLGLPHPVHIHCNNLGVPGNWRTTRATMEAIDGFRGHFAHIQFHSYDGDPSDPRSFSSAVPKLLEYVRRHKEITVDVGHVSPGPAMILTGDPRAGDRLHRQLGGKWLNADIEQESSCGVIPIEYLPEKNLITAVQWAIALEWYLLMEDPWRIALTSDHPNGGAFYRYPEMIYLLMDRAFRTEALASMPKGLRERSVIHELDREYSLFEIAILTRAAPARMLGLTARKGHLGPGADADIAIYSPNSDRRAMFERPRWVFKGGELVVDDGIVVAETYGRTFVLSPDFDAGRLPGIRDWFERSYSVQFANYALAPEELPKAEVVPSGEG
- a CDS encoding type II toxin-antitoxin system death-on-curing family toxin, whose amino-acid sequence is MRYLSLEEVIALHRMLIAQSGGSDGLRDPKTLDSAVAQPRMTFGGEDLYPTLIEKAAALGFSLVMNHAFIDGNKRIGHAAMEVFLALNGFEISASVDEQERVILDLAAGLLKRDAFIEWLRTHVVARGRLSDM